ATCACTGAGACCAATTGTTTCTCTGCATGCTGCATATTCATTTGCAACGGCATCAAACCACGGAGGTTTACCAAAGGTATTTGTGTAAGCAATTTTATATCTGCGTGACTCATCCATTGAATCAAAATCTAAATTAATGTATtgggttaaattaaaatattaaatttaataataataataattaccatcaTCAGTGTTGGGTTCAAACCAACTCGGTCGCTCATATCCCATAACTTGACCGAAAACAGCACCAGCTTCTTTCAATTTTGGATAGATAGGCGACATTCTGAGATTCCTTCCCGTTTTGAATTCAAGATGTGGGTACTGGAGAGCGTAATGCATACTCGGTACCTCTCTAACTCGGTCACGTAGAAATTTTCTGTTGTTATGAAGACCCAAGAACCGCGAGACTTCTAATTCGTACATGTCAAAAGAGGTTGAGTTGTTAATTATAAGCTCTGCAGTGGCTCGTCCGACCCCACCGGCTGCTGATACTCcgatggttttcattccagcTGCTACGTAATAATTACGTAGCTCAGGTGCCTCGCCAACGATCCATTTGCAGTCTGGTGAAAATGCCTCTGGACAATTGCACAGACGTTCAAGCTCAACGTCGCCCATCGCTGGAATCCGATGGAGCATTTGCTCCAACAAAACGTGAAAATGGTCCCAGTCTTCTGGTAATATTCGCTCGGcaatattttctaaataaatttttcattcgttaataaacaaatttatttataaaatatcaattagaATGAAGTtcacttaattaatttattgtgttATTGACTATTTTTGAGAAAGTTAATTACTAAGTCTATTAATTTTCAGATTTACTTCAAGGCTAACCAGGTATTCTGCCATCTTCAAATGCTGGTTTAGCATTCGCTTCAAATCCACCCGCTAAAAATCTCCCCTTATTCTCGCGGAAGTAAAtagaaccatctaaatcacGTATCACTGGAGTCATCGGATTTAATCCTGGTACTTCTTTggtatgtaaataataatgttcCACTGGGTGTAATGGTacctattatatatattaattaaaaataaactattagtaatgaatattaaaatttaaaaactaacaaattataaataaaaataccttAACATAAGGATCACTTAATTTACCAATATTTCTAGCCCAGAATCCAGCGCAATTAACGAAATGTCTACAGTTAATGTTACCACGTGTTGTTTCAACCCTCGATACTTTTCCTTTATCACTTAATATTTTAGTAACACGACAATTTTCATAAACTTCAACCCCttggagaaataaaaaataaataaataataaattattaatcacaAGTAatgagtattaaataaaatgaataccaTTTTTTTGAGCTTCTTCAAGTAAAGTCAAACAAGTGAGATAAGGATCAGCTACACCATCACCAGGAATCCAAATACCACCAATCAAATCGTCTACACGAAGTAAAGGACAGAGCTTTTGAGCTTCTGCTGGAGTTACCAGCTCGCACTCAATATCTCGagatctttaaatttaaaaaaactgtaaattctctttacaaaaaattattaaattaattattttaaaaattcatacacaGCTTGAGCTTTCATTCGTCTAAATGATGTCATTCTATCTCTAGTTCTTGCAAGAGACAAACTCCCGCATTGTTTCCAACCAGTGGAGAGACCTCTGGCTTCAAGATCTTTATAAAGCGCGATACTGTCTTGTGTTAATTTAACTTGGAACAAACTTGGCTTGAATGCTCCAACTAATCCAGATGAATGCCATGTTGTTCCTTCTCCAATTCTATTGACACGCAATCaaatgtataaaatctttcttaaaaaaaaaaacctctacaatttttttaaaattaaaactcagTAAACTGAAGTTCTGAagtggaaataaataaaaataaagtttaaaataaataataacctGGAACTTTCAAGGAGGACAGTCTCCGCTCCTAATCCAGCAGCTGCCAGGTGATAAGCAACTGCTGCACCCATGACACCACCTCCGCATATGACAACTTGTTTATCTCCAGGTAATGATGTCCCATGTCCTTTAACTTCTTCAGCAGATCCGCTGATCATTCTCGACCCTGACAATCCTTTTTGGTAACTCAGTAATTTTTTccaatgataaatttttaacgtaTTGTAATCAACTGATATCTTTGGCcacatgttaatttttttttaattctaattaagtctgaaaaaaatgaatacttgtgattgtttataattagacagcaacaattataaataattaattagtgttgATTAAATAATAGACTAACCttcaaagttttattaaaattaaccaGTCGTTTATTTGTTTAGCAATAAattcataatatatatgaataaaaatacttgtcaacttatataaaaaatgtatatgattatataaatatttattaattatttaggaaagtaattttactttaatttctACTCGTTTTAGtctttttaaagtttattttttgtttttatctacatatatatatatatatctactgACTCAttgtgtttatatatatatatatatatacatgtataaataatGTGTGCTGTGCACACTTACATATGTGCATACTTACTATGCATGTAGAAATATGtatgcgaaaaaaatttacgtgtaagagtttttatttaaaaaatttaaatttatttacaataaaaataatgaatatgactgtagcagatatgagacaaattttaaatttcaaataaatgaattaaataattaaaaacataaaaataaaaaaaatgcacatgcgGATTTTTGAATTCTACAAATgcgcttttttttaattttattcgacTTACATTTATtcacttatttaaaaatttaaaaaattcactgaGTGTGAATTTGGCAGACATCAGacgaatttcaaattattaataaatagagtaaattattaatgaaataaaatttttaaaaaatgcgcgtttaaaaaatttcaaaattaataaatgcattttttataaatattattttttaaattattttttttatttatttataattttaaatttttttgatgtctGCCAAATTAACACTCGGAAAATTCACAATTGCCAGCTGAATTTATGATCTTGAAATTGACAtgcaattcaaatttttcgaatttttttttctacaaatcaataataaaaaaaaaataataaataaaaatatgcacatcaagaaaatttgaaaaactataggtgcatatttttgaaacatttttttattaataatttttctttaaaaaaaacagttaaagaattattagacgtcggttactttcagtatcatatgcattcatgagtgtgaatgtagcagacaaatttcaattttttgaattttaaaataaatgagtaagtagagtaaaaattaaaaaatgcatatttGGATAAATGCAAAATCCGTGCGctcattttttctatttcattatttgaattcatttatttatttaattcaaatttataaactgtctcatgtctgcgacattcacattcataataaaaattaaaaatgatcccGAAGATGACAGACAATTGACgattttcggatttttcttTCAACAACTCAAtaatcagaataaaaaaaactaaaggtgcaatttttcaaaatatttttttttttttatcattcgtCGTTTTGacaaaaatccgaaaattatggGTCcatctgatatttttttttctcatatttcCTTCTGGTTGCTATTCGACATGATTTCTGAGGCTCTttcaatagaaaataatagaaaataccggaaga
This genomic interval from Microplitis mediator isolate UGA2020A chromosome 2, iyMicMedi2.1, whole genome shotgun sequence contains the following:
- the LOC130663399 gene encoding pyruvate dehydrogenase phosphatase regulatory subunit, mitochondrial, which encodes MWPKISVDYNTLKIYHWKKLLSYQKGLSGSRMISGSAEEVKGHGTSLPGDKQVVICGGGVMGAAVAYHLAAAGLGAETVLLESSRIGEGTTWHSSGLVGAFKPSLFQVKLTQDSIALYKDLEARGLSTGWKQCGSLSLARTRDRMTSFRRMKAQAVSRDIECELVTPAEAQKLCPLLRVDDLIGGIWIPGDGVADPYLTCLTLLEEAQKNGVEVYENCRVTKILSDKGKVSRVETTRGNINCRHFVNCAGFWARNIGKLSDPYVKVPLHPVEHYYLHTKEVPGLNPMTPVIRDLDGSIYFRENKGRFLAGGFEANAKPAFEDGRIPENIAERILPEDWDHFHVLLEQMLHRIPAMGDVELERLCNCPEAFSPDCKWIVGEAPELRNYYVAAGMKTIGVSAAGGVGRATAELIINNSTSFDMYELEVSRFLGLHNNRKFLRDRVREVPSMHYALQYPHLEFKTGRNLRMSPIYPKLKEAGAVFGQVMGYERPSWFEPNTDDDFDSMDESRRYKIAYTNTFGKPPWFDAVANEYAACRETIGLSDYSSFTKIDLWSNGTEVVDLLQYLCSNDVDVPIGSIIHTGMQNHQGGYENDCSLARIAPNHYMMIAPTIQQTRCKHWIIRHLPADGSVAVSDVTSAYTAICIMGSSTRQLLAELTDTDLSPKNFPFFTFKELDVGLATGIRTMNLTHTGELGYVLYIPNEFALHVYTRLIEAGEKYGIKHAGYYATRALRVEKFYAFWGQDLDTFTTPLECGRAWRVKFDKDINFIGREALMKQRDIGVERKYIQLLLIDHDPDIDIWSWGGEPIYRNGRYCGMTTTTGYGYTFKSQVCLGFIQNLDDEGRPQVVTNEYVLSGDYEVDVAGIRYRAKCHLHSPNLPTKFPDKERDSYHATRDQVSR